The genome window taacataaaattctCTGCCAACAGCCCTGCTGGACgctcctgcagtcagcatgccaattgcacactccctcaaaacttgatacatctgtggcattgcgttCCTATaatggtcttttattgtcccccagcacaaggtgcacctgtgtaatggtcagcttcgtgatatgccacacctgtcatatGGATGGTttaccttggcaaaggagaaatgctcacgaacagggatgtaaacaaatttgtgcacaacatgtcagagaaataagctttttgtgtgtatgagacatttctgggatcttttattttagttcacgaaacatgggaccaacacattacatgttgtgtttatatttttgttcagtgtaatttgtGTCAATATGGACACATATATACAAATTAATTTCATGTGGTCAACCATAACTTGAAGTGCTCTATGTGTATGTCTTCAATACACTAATGATGCAGTTTTATCTTAATACCATCACAGTCCACTGCTTGAACCTGTCATTTTTGTCAGATGAATTAACAACCACTAGTAATGGCTGATTCTGTCCTGCATTCTGTCTTGCCTCCAGAGTGATAGTGTGAAATATGTTGCCCTCTTGTGGACAAAATAGTTAACTTCAATGTACACACAAACCCACAATGAGAAACAAAATGGATACAAGGTCATTTTACATTATACATTTTTTCAGACTTTTTAAACACAAAATGGATAAATGAAACAATAACACACCAAAAATCCAGTGCATACTACACAAACATCATTAAAAAAAGAATAATCAAAAACACAAACTCACACAAGCAATAAAAAGTGTTTTTTCATAGACAAAAGTTAACTTACGCAGCTTCTTTGATAGGTGTCTGATTCTCAACATACCTTATTCCCATTGCCCCACTGACAATTGCTTCCCTTTCCACACATGAATAAATAGCTTTTGCAGGGCTGGATTACCAAATGGGCACACAGGGTTTGGGGGCCACCTGGAGGTCGGGTTCCCCCCCAGATATCATATGATACCAAAATGTgtcgaattgcaggaaatttgctttacaACTGCAAAAATTTCTCTCAACCTCTTGGCAAAATGTGAACAATAGCATGAGATGAGCTACAAAACGGTAAATTGTTCTCTATGACCCATACCAAaaagtgtagaattgcagaaaatgtgctttaaaaaTGTAACATTTTCTCTTAGCCTCATGACAAAATGTAGAATTGTAATataagatttggtatgggtcctcatatcctcaaaaggacccccccccccgccccagaACGCTGCtattactctctgttattatctatgcatggtcactttaataactctacctacatgtacatattacctcttaCCTCGACACCGGGGTAACtatattacctcgacaccggggTAACtatattacctcgacaccggggTAACtatattacctcgacaccggggTAACTATATCACCTCGACACCGGGGTAACTATATCACCTCGACACCGGGGTAACTATATCACCTCGACACCGGGGTAACTATATCACCTCGACACCGGGGTAACTATATCACCTCGACACCGGGGTAACtatattacctcgacaccggggTAACTATATTACCTCGACACTGGGGTAACtatattacctcgacaccggggTAACtatattacctcgacaccggggTAACtatattacctcgacaccggggTAACtatattacctcgacaccggggTAACTATATCACCTCGACACCGGGGTAACTATATCACTTCGACACCAGGGTAACTATATCACCTCGACACCGGGGTAACTATATCACCTCGACACCGGGGTAACtatattacctcgacaccggggtaaccggtaccccctgtatgtagctccactattgttatttactgctggtCTTTAATCATTTGTTATTCTTGTCTCTTACTTAAAAAAATAAATCTCttacttaaaactgcattgttggttaagggcttgtaaagtaagcatttcactgtaaggtctactacaccatttgatttgatttgatataaaactgcacattttcccAATACAAAATTTGTTGAAAAGCAGGGGACCTGGAGGTCGGTTCCCCAGTGACCCCAAATGCGGTAGTCCAGCCCTGagctttttaatttatttaaacaAAAAAAAGCTAAACTTTATAAAATGGTTATACTGAATATGGACCTTAATTGTTCACAAGGGGGAATAGATTGAAGATGCATAATGATTACTACTGATGGATAATTCTTACATGCCTTTAGATATTTTTAGAAATACATTAGATGCTAAACTTTGGTTTATATTGAATATTCATATTTAAGAAAATAAACACATTACATATCCTTTGGTCTTAAATTGATGTCATCATTTTTCATGATTAAGGCCAGTGTCCAAAAAGAAATAATTAAACTATGCAGGATATAGTGTAAAAACAAACAGCTTTGCTCAGTATTATTAAAAGCAACACTAAACCTTTGTAATGGAACCAATGATCTAAATCCCTGAGAGACTTAAAAATGCACAGATTTTCAACACAAAAATCCATAAGTGCAGattacatttttgtttttctGTGATCAATTCCTATCCAGACCAACTTCCCACTCACTATCACGAGGCCATGCCCATTGAGACCACGACAGATGAATGGAACCTTGCTGCTCCCTAATTGGTCTCCCGTGAGCTGACCACTTCATTGATTTTGGGCTGAAGGATAAACTAAGCATTAAAGTTACATATATATGTACATTAAATGGGGACCTGAATGTGAAGCATTAATCTGAAACACTGTGCTCTAAGCTACGTGGCTAAATGACTGATGCTCTCACCCCTGCCCTGCTCTGTGCTGTAGCCCAAGCAGGAGGAGAGAACCACATAGATGTGTGGTTTGACACCCCTTTGAACCAACACGCAGACAAACCAACCAAACCCAACAACAACACACCCACGGTATCTCCTCACTGTATCAAAATCAGAGAGGCAGTGCCACATGTTCATTGCCTACAATGGAGAGTCCAGCTCAGCTCTAAGGGGGGTCTTTCTTTCCTCTGGGATGATGTGAACGAGTGAACCCCATCTCCCCattcacctctctctgtgtgttggaaACCATGTGGCaggatttttgtgtgtgtggtagtcGCTGCCAGCTATCTTTGCCACCCGTCGCTGATTTCTAATTGCCTCAGGGGCagccctcctttctcctctgcccCGTGCTGAGACGGGTAGGGAACACCTCCTTTGGGGAAATCCTCTCTCTCATTGGCTGGGTAGGGCTCCTGGGGGGTGTGGTGAGCGGAATTGGAGGTGCTCATTGGAGAGTGCTGCCTCAAGTGGCGCACGGGCGGAGAGGTCGGGGAGCAGATGTGCTCCGGGGAGCAGCGCTCCGATTTGATGCTGAGGttgagggaggggtgaggaggaggggtgggggttgaGGACTGAGAAGGAAAAGAGCACCCTCCACTGGACATCCTGGTACACAGCAAGCGGACAGAGAAAAGAGAATAGTATATGCATGCATGATATAGTATGAAATGAATCCTCACTTGCTATTTTTCCTATAGAGGCCACTAGAGGACACACAACACTATCAGGTCCATCACTGTGCGAACACTGAGTAATTGAGTAAGGTGTatatagggcggcaggtagcctagtggttagagtgtagaggtggcaggtagcctagtggttagattgtagaggtggcaggtagcctagtggttagagtgtagaggtggcaggtagcctagtggttagagtgtagaggcggcaggtagcctagtggttagagctttgggccagtaactgaaaggttgctagattgaacccccgagctgacaaggtaaaaatctgtcgttctgcccctgaacaaggcagttaacccactgttcctaggccatcattgaaaataagaatttgttcttaactgacttgcctcgttaaataaaataTCAGTGGTCTTACGCTGGGCTGAGGTGAGGTACATGCTGCTCCTGTGGTTGTTCTGTCTGCCATGGGTTCACAGTCCCACGATGTAGACTCACAGCATGGGAGAAACCTGGGTGACTGTAGtctgggagggaagaggagaattATTGTAAATCACTAACTAAGAAGCAGGTGAAGATTGAAGAGGAGCAGAGCTGCAGCCTTTACCAGATGGTCCAGCAGAGGAGAGGCTGTAGCCCCCCAGACCATGAGTCAGCAGACCTGTCTTCCCCATTGCCAGCATGTGGTTCCCTGGGTGCATGCCCGGGTACAGTAGGCCTCTCTGAACatcacatggagagagagatttttaCTTTGTCTTAGCAGGGAGTCCCATTGAGACTAAGGTCTCTTTTACAAGGGAGCCCTGCAAATACACACTTTACAAATACCACATGATACAAATATACAAGATtaccacaaaaaaaaacacactcAAGAAAAAACAATCACATTCCTCAGCAAAGAGGTCCCCAATTAACAATTTGAACTGCCAAAGAGACTGAAGGGATCTTCAGAGTTAGCCCTCCCTGAGACCGGGTCTGGTAACTCATACGTCTTAAAGTTAGTAATGATGTTAGGTACGGGGGATGTTTTTGCAAGAGAGCTTTATAAATAAAAAGAGAGCAATAAATCGACCTCCACAACTTCAAAGACGGCCGGCCTACTTTTTGTTAAAGAACGCGTTGATGTGTACTGAACCTGTCGCCCATAATAAAGCACAATGTGCAATGAAAAACTGCATCTAATGGCTTTAATGTAGTGGCAGCTGCATTCATATAGATGATGTCGCCATAGTCTAAAACCGGTGGGAATGTtgactgaataatctgctttCTGCTATTTAACGAGATGCATGACCTATATCTATAGAAGAAGCCCATTTTCATTCTCAACTTCTTAACTAACTCCTcaatatgctttttaaaagatAGCCTTTCATCAATCCAATTTCCCAGAAATTTATAAGCGTGGACATGGTCAATGTGGGCACCATCCAAAGTAAATATGCCTAATATATTCATTAATTAGTTTTAAAAAGCTATCTACAAAACAATACAGGCCTTTCGTAATGGCATCGTCATAACCCTGCTCTCCGATTAGTCCTTCATAAGGATATCGTCATAACTCTGCTCTCTGATTGATCCCTTCATAATGAGATCATCATAACCCTGTCCTCTGATTGGTCCTTCATAATTACATCATCATAATGCCATTGTTATGACCCTGCTCTCTGATTGACACATCATAATGACATTGTCCTAACCCTAATCTCTGATTGGTTCCTTTGTAATATCATCGTCATAACCATGCTCTCTGATCGGTCGATTCCTAATTACATAATCTTAAACCTGCTCTCTGATTGGTCTCATTGTAATAACATCCTCATAACTGCTCTCTGATTGGTCCCTTCATAATGATATTGTCATAACCCTGCTCTCTGATTGCTCCTTCATAATCACCATGAGTGGTAGTGGAACTATGTAGCCTGCATTACTGCAGTACCTCATGCTAACCTCGCGTTATGACTGACAAGTAGGATTTAAGAGATCCTTACAGAACTGCTAAAATTGGCGCGTGTGCCACCCATGCCTGGGTGGCTCTCTGTCCGCCGGTTCTCACTGCCCAGATTCAAAGGGGGAGGAGTCTTCATCTCCAAGGCCCGGCTCAGGTTGCCATGGGAGAACATAGAGTTGCCAATACCTGAACAGAGAGAACACAAATAGGAAGTGAGAACAAGATGTTTCACTCACCGACAGAacactcaatcactctctctctcaatctctctcactcgctctgccTGTAAAAGTTCATTTAGGATCTCTAATAGACGTCTGCCACTTCAGATTACTTCAGATTACCAAAGCGTACATTATTAATGTCAACCTgataacaaaaaaatgtattcacACATGAACTTACCGGTAGTAAGCATAATACGTATTTTTACCATACATTTAGCTCTGATCTGTATTGATAAAAAGGGCATATTACAAGCAtcgtacagtagtgtatagtctTTCAAAATGCTGATTTAATTGACTACAAAGCTTGGTTGCGATCACACACAACTGAGTGGCATCTCTACACATGTCTACTAATAACTATATGGTGTGAAGAGTGAGGGGTTGAGCTGATCTGAGATGACCAGCAGGTGCAACACACTCACTGCTCAGAAACCACAGATCAGCCTCCAGACGCTGTTTCACTTGTGGGGACTGTTtcaaacagcacacacacacacacactcacttcctGTGTGCACAGCTGGCTGCACAGAACTGAGATGGACTTACACTCATGGACACTCATTCACGCCAGCCATTCTGTAGACAAACCACGTCAAGAATGGAACCTCTAACACTCTAGGAATGTTTGCAAAGAGGAACTAGGGGGCCAGGTCACCTGAGTGTGGGGACATGAAGGCAGCATGGCAGTGGGGCCCTGCAGGGGTGGCTGAGCCTGGTCTGGGGCCCAGGGGCTTGAAGGCCGGGGGTCTGTGCGAGCTCGGGCTGGGGTTGGAGGAGTTGGTGTATCCATTCTCACAGCCAGTAGACACCAGGAACTGGGCCTCTGGTGAGTGCAAGGAGGGGGCCTGAGGAGAAATATGAGAGAGTGTCGGTTTGAGTTAAGATTTGAAAGTTAGGTTTATTGTAGCTGCATTGCAGAGCTAAAGTCCTCACTGAGTCACATGAATGGTTTGACAGTTCAATGGAATAATTTTCTCAAATGTAGCCATTATTCACAGAATAAAAGATAGCAATGAAACAACTTTAGTTAATGTACAGCCTTTGGCTCAGACAGCACCTGTCTAATAAGACCCGTGTGAGTACTAACGTAGTAGCGCTGGCGGGCCAGGGAGAGGTCCATGCCCTCGCTGTGTGGGCCATACTTCTCTGCTGCCACCTGCATGGGTTCCTCCGTGTCCAGCAGCTCTGTCCCGTCCAGGCCCAGGCCCTTCCTCCGCAGAGTCTACAGTAGCAGGACAGAGGAAAGAGCAGCACACAGACATTACCTCAAGGATACGACAGCACTATTTATACTATTGATTCTTGGGGATGTCCTAACAATACCGAAGTGGACTGTACCAACATTGTTATTTCAATGCTTTGTGGGGGAGcccaagtaagcatttcataaaCGTATGCATTCCAACGTCAATGGCACTCTCAACAGTGTGCCTTTTTTGGGAATGAATGTAATTGTAACCTTGCATATAGTTATGCAACAGATTACTACACGTACGGGAGAACATGTTGAGTAATGTATTTATACCTCCAGTATGTCTGTGTTGGTCCTGCTCTCGTGAGGCTCGCTGTACTCTGTGTACTTGAGCAGGACCTTGTCCATGTCAGTGCTGGCGTACTGGAACAGACGGTTGGTGCTGTTGAAGATGATGAGGGCGATCTCACAGTCACACAGTACACTCAGCTCATACGCTTTCTTCATCAGGCCAAACTTACGCTTGGTGAATGTCACCTGGGAACAGAAATATATTGGTACGTGTATTATTTGGTCTGTGACTGTTTAACTATACCATGTCAAATGTAGTAATCAATCAAAAGTGATAGAATAATTAAGGAGTTGTACCTGTCGATTCCGCTGGTCTAGGATACGAgagatttgtatttttttcctTCCCATTGTGTTTACGGTCTGCGTGTCTGACAGATGGCTTTAACACTGTGGAAatagatataaatatatataaaaaaatctaaacTCAGTCATTTGAACTCATCCCCTTTTCAGCACAGCATGTAAATGTCATCCTAGTAATGAAAATGTTTAATTACGTTAACTTTATTTAATCAGGATAGCCCATTGAGATATATAGTCTTTTGTAGATCTCAAGGCAACATCAACAGCCCATTACACAATCAAACCTAGCTAACGTTCAAAAACTAAACCATATGGTTGAGACCTCTGGCCACTTCATAAAGGGTTACGGGTAGGCCCATACACAGTGGTGCCACTCAACCTTATCAAAATAAGAGCACCAACCACCGTACAGTATGGGTCTTAACCTTCAGACAATTCTGATGGGAAAATGTCATGTGTTTTGTTTAAGCGACCTAAGTCCCACCCTTCCCCCTTGTCATGGCAGCCTGTTTATTTATACTCTGATGAGGCGATGGGGGATGAAGTTAGAGCAGTCTGACACCCCTCAGTCTGGGTTAACCTGGGACCAGAGCTAGCAGGGTTACAAATATAAACCAGTCAGCCTGTAAGGTACAACAGGCCCTGGTGAAACCAGCGGAAGTTAAACAGTGTGTTTTCCAGAAGGGAAAGTTCTACAccaccccctcttctcccatGTTCAGGTTCAGAAAAAAAGATGGTACCGACATACGGGCCTGGTCATGTGGATGTAATAACTaagagcagcccactgagtggTAGGGCTGAAAATGACAGTTGGGATTGAGAAGATTATAGTGAAAATAAGTGAATGTTTGTacatgtcacgatcgtcgtaagaagcggaccaaaatgcagcgtggtgtgTGTTCA of Oncorhynchus gorbuscha isolate QuinsamMale2020 ecotype Even-year linkage group LG15, OgorEven_v1.0, whole genome shotgun sequence contains these proteins:
- the LOC123998217 gene encoding myocyte-specific enhancer factor 2B-like isoform X1; amino-acid sequence: MGRKKIQISRILDQRNRQVTFTKRKFGLMKKAYELSVLCDCEIALIIFNSTNRLFQYASTDMDKVLLKYTEYSEPHESRTNTDILETLRRKGLGLDGTELLDTEEPMQVAAEKYGPHSEGMDLSLARQRYYVSTHTGLIRQAPSLHSPEAQFLVSTGCENGYTNSSNPSPSSHRPPAFKPLGPRPGSATPAGPHCHAAFMSPHSGIGNSMFSHGNLSRALEMKTPPPLNLGSENRRTESHPGMGGTRANFSSSRGLLYPGMHPGNHMLAMGKTGLLTHGLGGYSLSSAGPSDYSHPGFSHAVSLHRGTVNPWQTEQPQEQHVPHLSPAMSSGGCSFPSQSSTPTPPPHPSLNLSIKSERCSPEHICSPTSPPVRHLRQHSPMSTSNSAHHTPQEPYPANEREDFPKGGVPYPSQHGAEEKGGLPLRQLEISDGWQR
- the LOC123998217 gene encoding myocyte-specific enhancer factor 2B-like isoform X2 encodes the protein MGRKKIQISRILDQRNRQVTFTKRKFGLMKKAYELSVLCDCEIALIIFNSTNRLFQYASTDMDKVLLKYTEYSEPHESRTNTDILETLRRKGLGLDGTELLDTEEPMQVAAEKYGPHSEGMDLSLARQRYYAPSLHSPEAQFLVSTGCENGYTNSSNPSPSSHRPPAFKPLGPRPGSATPAGPHCHAAFMSPHSGIGNSMFSHGNLSRALEMKTPPPLNLGSENRRTESHPGMGGTRANFSSSRGLLYPGMHPGNHMLAMGKTGLLTHGLGGYSLSSAGPSDYSHPGFSHAVSLHRGTVNPWQTEQPQEQHVPHLSPAMSSGGCSFPSQSSTPTPPPHPSLNLSIKSERCSPEHICSPTSPPVRHLRQHSPMSTSNSAHHTPQEPYPANEREDFPKGGVPYPSQHGAEEKGGLPLRQLEISDGWQR